In bacterium, a single window of DNA contains:
- a CDS encoding Xaa-Pro peptidase family protein, with product MSHPPLFHFAESYNDADQYHLSGFLCPDPFAVLEITSRKVILAVSSMEEGRAKLETSGKTVVSLHRKKSKPLNKILADLIRDHGTERIRVLPSFPVGLAQELKGEGIGIEIDGRTLRERRRVKTLGQIKAIEQAQRSCEGVFTMVRSLLAGCPVKGDVLFHEGRPLTAQKVRSMIEVFFLERGFETADTIFAPGRGGADPHWRGVGPIHAGVPIVMDVFPRSRTSRYHSDMSRTFVVGRATRSVREMHAAVVEAQDVALERIKQGIPLSEVHQAVCELFRKRGYPVPGDGKPPRRGFLHGTGHGLGLEIHESPSVSVTAEIFQPGDVVTIEPGLYDRRIGGMRIEDVVACMPDGTVRNLTNFPKDLEIL from the coding sequence ATGAGTCATCCGCCTTTATTCCATTTCGCCGAAAGCTACAACGACGCCGACCAGTACCACCTTTCCGGGTTCCTGTGCCCTGATCCCTTCGCCGTTCTGGAGATAACCAGCCGAAAGGTGATCCTGGCCGTCTCATCCATGGAGGAGGGAAGGGCGAAGCTGGAAACTTCAGGAAAAACGGTTGTCTCCCTGCACCGGAAAAAGAGCAAACCTCTGAATAAGATCCTGGCCGACCTGATCCGGGATCACGGCACCGAACGGATACGGGTGCTTCCATCTTTCCCCGTGGGCCTGGCCCAGGAACTTAAGGGGGAGGGTATCGGCATAGAAATAGACGGACGAACCCTGAGGGAACGGCGGAGGGTCAAGACTCTCGGGCAGATTAAAGCTATTGAACAGGCCCAGCGCAGCTGCGAAGGGGTTTTTACCATGGTCCGATCCCTCCTGGCCGGGTGCCCTGTCAAGGGAGATGTCCTTTTCCACGAGGGGCGTCCTCTCACGGCTCAGAAGGTCCGCTCCATGATCGAGGTGTTTTTTCTTGAAAGGGGTTTCGAGACAGCTGACACCATCTTTGCACCGGGACGGGGCGGGGCTGACCCCCATTGGCGAGGTGTTGGTCCCATCCACGCGGGCGTTCCCATTGTGATGGATGTTTTCCCCAGGTCAAGAACGTCGCGGTATCACTCGGATATGTCCAGAACTTTCGTGGTGGGCCGGGCTACAAGGTCCGTCAGGGAGATGCACGCAGCGGTGGTGGAGGCCCAGGACGTGGCCCTGGAAAGGATAAAACAGGGGATTCCCCTCTCCGAGGTCCATCAGGCTGTCTGCGAGCTTTTTCGGAAGAGAGGGTATCCGGTTCCCGGTGACGGTAAGCCCCCCAGGCGCGGTTTCCTCCACGGTACCGGACATGGTCTGGGACTTGAGATCCATGAGTCGCCTTCGGTTTCCGTTACAGCGGAGATCTTCCAGCCCGGCGATGTTGTGACCATCGAGCCCGGCCTCTATGATCGGCGTATCGGTGGTATGCGTATCGAGGATGTGGTGGCCTGTATGCCGGACGGTACGGTCCGCAATTTGACCAACTTCCCGAAGGATCTGGAAATTCTTTAG